In Actinomyces marmotae, the DNA window CGGGGCGCGCGGGAGGAGTCGAGGCGCGCGGACAGACGGCGCTCATAGAGCTGGTAGAGGAAGCCGTCCGCCATGTCTCTCCTTCGCATGCACGCGCGGGCCCGGCCGTCTGGGGCGCCGGGATGCGCCGTGGAACCAACGTTATCGCGCGCGCCGCCCGCGGGCGGCGGTCCTTCCTCCCCACTCGAACCTACGGTACCGTAGGTTCGGGCGCCGCCCCCGATACCCCCCATCGGCGCCCGCCAGGAGGTTCCATGCGCGCAGACGCGGATCCGCGCCGTGACGCGCCTGAGGCCGCCTCGCACCAGGAGCGGGCCACTGGCCGCCGCCCCACGCGGGCACCGGCCCTCATCACACCCATCAAGCCCAGGCTGCGGGGCTGGATCCACGCGATCACGGCGCCCTTGGCCCTGGCCGCCTGCATCGTCCTGACCGCCCTGGCTGACGGCGCTGCCCTGATGTGGTCCAGCGCCGTGTACCTGGTGTGCTCACTGCTGCTGTTCGCCAACTCGGGCCTCTACCACCTAGGCAAAGGGCGCTTCCCATGCTCAGTCTCCGGCGCCCTGCAGCGCGTCGACCACGCCAATATCTACCTGCTCATCGCCGGGACCTACACGCCCCTGTCGGTGGCGCTGCTCGACGCGGCGACGGCGCGCCTGGTGCTCGGCATCGTCTGGGGAGGCGCGGCGGCCGGGATCGTCATGTCCCTCATATGGACGGGCGCCCCGCGTTGGCTGAGGACGGCCCTGTACATCGCCCTGGGCTGGGTGGCGATCTGGTTTCTGCCCTCCTTCTGGCGCTCGGGAGGGCCCGCGATCGTGTGGCTGCTCATGGTCGGGGGGCTGGCCTACACGGTCGGCGCGATCGTGTACGCGCGCAAGCGCCCCGACCCCCTCCCCGGCTGGTTCGGCTTCCACGAGGTGTTCCACGCCTGCACGGTGGTGGCATGGGCCTGTGATGCCGTGGCCTGCTACATCGCGGTTCTCGGCTGATCCCAGTCAGGCCGGGAGCACGGGGCCCCGGCCGCCACAGGCGCGACGCGCGCCCACAGGCGCCATCCGCGCCGAGCGGTGCGCGCTGCCCGCACCGCTGGGAGCGAACGGCACCACTGGGCGCGAAAAGCGCCTGTCGATGAGCCGCCACCACCGATCTCGCGAGCCGCGAGCCCGGCTGGCGCTCGATTCCCAGGGCGCTCGCAGGCGCGGAGGGGTAGACTCGCCCCTCATACACGCCGCCCCGGGCGCCCACCGCGCATCGGGGCATTGCCACGGCACCGTCGTCGGCGCGTCACCGATCAACCAGATCACCACAATCGAGGAGAACCCCATGGCCGCGGACACCGAGAAGCAGGGAACCTGGCTGACCCAGGAGGCCTTCGACCGCCTGAGCGCCGAGCTCGAGCACCGCAAGGGCGAGGAGCGCAAGGAGATCGCCCAGCGCGTCGAGGCGGCCCGACAGGAGGGCGACCTGCGGGAGAACGCCGGGTACCACGCCGCCCGCGAGGAGGCCGCCCTCAACGAGGCCCGCATCATCGCCCTGACCGAGACGCTGGAGAACGCCCAGATCGGCGAGGCCGCCGACGATGGCACCGTCTCCGCGGGCACGATCGTCACCGCCAAGGTGGCCGGCAAGGAGCAGCGCTTCGCCCTGGGCGGTCAGGAGATCGCCGAGGACGTCCCCGAGGGCGTCAAGGTCTTCTCCCCCGACGCCCCGCTCGGCAAGGCCCTCATGGGGCACGCCGCGGGTGAGAAGGTCTCCTACGACGCCCCGAACGGCAAGAGGATCACCGCGGAGATCCTCAAGGTCGGCCGCGTCTGACACCGCGCCGCCGTTCATTCCCGCTCCTCGCCTTGAGCGAAGGGAGCGGGGATGGGGCGATTCGGCCAGCAGCGGGGCGGTAGCCTTCTCCTATGAACACTCCGTCCCGCAATCACGTCATCCCCGGCCGCGAGGAGCCCGTGCTCCCCGAGCCCGGCAGCCACGTCGTCCTCGGCGCTCCCCTGACCGGCCCCTGGCCCGAGGGCACCGAGGTCCTCTACCTCGCTGGCGGCTGCTTCTGGGGCGTGGAGCGGATCATGTGGCGTCAGCCCGGCGTCGTCGCCACCTCGGTGGGGTATATGGGCGGCACCACCCCCAACCCCACTTACCAGGAGGTCTGCACAGCGCGGACCGGCCATGCCGAGACCGTCCTGGTGGCGTACAACCCGGCGGTCGCGGGGCGCGGCGGGGAGGCGCTGCTGCGCGCCTTCTGGGAGAACCACGACTCCACCCGGCTCAACCGCCACGGCAACGACATCGGCCCCCAGTACCGCTCCGCCGTCTGGACGACGACACCCGAGCAGTACGCGGTGGCGATCGCCACTCATCAGGCCTTCCAGGGCGAGTTGAGCCGGCTCGGGCTGAGGCGCTCCGTGACGACGATCGATCCGGCGTCGGCGCAGTACGCGGAGTTCGGCGGCCCCTACTACCTGGCGGAGGACTACCACCAGGGCTACCTGGAGAAGAACCCCGGCGGCTACTGCAACCACGGGCCCAATGGCGTCACCTGCCCCGTGGGGATCGCGAACCTCCCCTCGCAGGTGGATGTGCTGCCCCCGCAGCAGGTGTGAGCCGGAGAAATGGCGCGGTTTGAGGATTCCTTTTTCTGACGCCTAGACACATCCCAGATAGTCGCAGGTCAAAGCGGTACGCGCTCGCCTGTCGCTCGCGCGCAGGCCGATTCGACCCCGAGCAATCCTCAAAGCGCGCCATTCCGGCGAGCAGGGGCGCCGGATCAGGCGCCGGTGGCGAGGCCCCAGGCAACGAGGAGCATGACGACGCCGACGAGCGCGTCGACGATCCTCCAAGTGCGGGGGCTCGCGAGCAGCCCAGACAGCGCACGCGCCCCGAGGCCGAGCCCGGTGAACCAGATGACGGAGCCGGCGATGGCCCCAGCGGCCGCCCACCAGCGATCGGGGCCGAAATGGTTGGTGACCGTGCCGAGCATGAGCACGGTGTCGAGATACACATGGGGGTTGAGCCAGGTCAGGGCGAGTGTTGTGAGGGCCACTGAGCCCGCGCCCCGCGAGGCAGCCTCCTTCAGGGCGCCGGGCCGCAGTGCCGAGCGGAACGAGTTGATCGCGAACAGGACCAGGTAGGCGACGCCTCCCCAGCGCAGGGCCTCCAGCACCCAGGGAGCCAGGGCGGACACGGCCCTGATCGCGCCCGTCCCCACGGCGATGAGGATGGCGTCGGAGAGCGCGCAGATGAGTATGACGAGCCCGATGTGCTCACGTCGCACGCCCTGGCGGAGCACCCAGGCGTTCTGCGCGCCGATGGCCACGATGAGCCCCAGCCCCGTGCCGAGTCCGGCGAGGGCGGGGGCCAGGCAGGAGGGCAGCCCAGTCATGGTCCGGGATGGTAGAGGATGCGGGCGCCCGCGTACCGCGCCCACTCGCATGGCGGGCAGCGGCGAGGACCACGCGCGCTCAGACGCCGCCCCACGCCATGTGCCAGGATCAGCCCATGAGCGATGACAGGCACTCGGGCGGGAACGGACACCGCGCCAGGCACGACGGCGGCGATCGGCGCGGGGGCGACCGCGGTTATCGGGGCGGGCGCCGCCGCTACGACGACGAGCCGCGCGACGGGGCGCTGAGCGACCTCATCGGCCACCTCCACGCCCTGGACGGGCGCGCCTACCCGGCCTACCGGGCGATCCTCGGGCGCTACCTGGCGCCCGAGGGATGGGCGCTCCACATCGACCGGGTCCAGGCCGACCCCTATGCCCCGCCGACGCGCATCCGGGTCACCGCGCCCGCCTCCCTACCCTCGCTGGCACTCCTGGCGCGAGAGGGCCTACTGGCGACGGCGGACCGCCGCCTCGCGCTCGCTGATTTCCTCACCCGCGAGATCCACGCGGGCTTCAAGGGCACCGCCCTGTCCATCGCGGCGCCCGGCCAGGAGATCCTGGAGCGCTCCGCCGTCGTCCTCCTCCCGGCCGCGACCGGCGCTGAGGACGCCGGGGCCTGGACCATCGAGGTCCGCGCCCGCATGGCCCTTCCCGCCCAGGGCCGCTCCATCCAGGGCCATGAGGCTGCCAGGATCGTCGGCCGGGATCTCGTCCGCGAGATCGAGACGGCCCTGAGCCTCACGGGCGCGCGCGCTGAGCGACTCCTCGCCCATGTGGAGGCCCTGGAGGACCACCGGGCCCTCACGGCGGCGGTCCGGGAGGCGGGCTGGGTTTCCTTCCTCGCCGATGGCTCCCTCCTGCCGCGCCGATCCGGGGTGAGCGATGAGCCGCTGCGCTCGGGCGGCGTCGCCCTGAGAGCACCGGAATCCCTGGCCGCCACGGTCGTCCTCCCCCATGCCGGGGCGGTCCGCGGCACGGCCGTGCCGAAGGGCGTGACGGTGATCGTCGGCGGCGGCTACCACGGCAAGTCGACACTGCTGGCGGCGATCGAGAAGGGCGTCTACCCGCACGTGCCGGACGATGGGCGCGAGCTCGTGGCCACCGTCCCCGACGCCGTCAAGGTGCGGGCCGCCGATGGTCGGGCCGTCACTGGCGTCGACCTCACGCCCTTCATCTCCCACCTGCCCGCGGGCCGGGACACGGCCGCCTTCACCACCCGCAACGCCTCGGGATCGACCTCCCAAGCCGCTGCGATCGTCGAGGCCATCGAGGCGGGGGCCACGGCGCTGCTCCTCGATGAGGACACCTCGGCCACGAACCTGCTCATCCGCGACGCGCGCATGCGCTCGCTCGTGGCCGCCGAGCGCGAGCCGATCACTCCGCTGGTGGACAGGGTGGGGGCGCTGTCCTCGCGCTTGGGCGTCTCTACGGTCATGGTCATGGGCGGTTCCGGCGACTACCTGGACGTGGCCGACCATGTCCTCCTCCTGGACTCCTACGAGTTGCGCGACGCCACCGAGCAGGCGCGAGCCGTCGTCGTGGAGCAGCCCCGGGAGGGGACCGCGCTGGAGGACTTCCCGCTCGGCTCCGGCCGCGTCCCGGCCCCCGCCCCGGCGCGCGCTCGGCGCGGTCCGATCCGCACCCGCGCCCGGGGGACCGACGCTCTGACCCTGGACCGCGAGGAGGTCGACATCTCGGATGTGGCCGGGATCGTGGACCCGGGCCAGGCCGAGGCGGCGGCCCATGCCCTGCGCGCCCTGCTGGAACGGCGCTTCGACGCCGCCTCCACACTGCGCGAGTGCCTCGATGACCTGGAGGCCCTGCTCGACGACGAGGGCCTGGACGCGCTTGACGAGGGCGGGGCGTTCCTCGTACGGCCCCGGATGGTGGACGTGGCGGCGGCCGTCAACCGCTACCGGCCGCTCGAGGTGGGCTGACCGAGCGGGCACCGCCCAGTCCCCTGCCCCCCGGGAAGCGGGAAGCGGGCCCGGTGATCTCGCGGTCACCGGGCCCGCTCGCGGGCAGGAGCGCCGTCTGAGCGCGGCGGTCCGGCTCAGGGGCTCGCGCTCAGCGCAGGGTGGCCAGGGCCTTGTCCTGGGCGACGAGGGCCTGGACGAGGCTGGCGGCCTCGCCGTCGTGGAAGGCCGCGGGGGCGAAGGCGCCGCCGGAGAAGTCCGTGGCGAGGTGCAGGTTGACCTGGGCGCTGACGACGCCGGTGGTGAAGTTGGCCAGGATGGCGCGCAGGTGCTCGATCTGGCGGTGGCCCGCGGAGTAGGAGTAGCCGACGAGGCCGACGGCGCGGTTGGCGAGCACGGAGGGGGTGATGAAGTCGATGGCGTTCTTCAGGCCGCCGGGGACCGAGTGGTTGTACTCGGGGCTGACGATGATGAAGGCGTCGAATCCGGCCAGGGCCTCGTTCCAGGCGACGGCGGCCGGGTCCTTGGCCGGGGCCGCCATGGGAGGAAGCTCCTCGGCGAAGATGGGCAGGTTGAAGGAGGCGAGGTCGAGGATCTCGGCCTGGACGCCCTCGGCCTCGTTCGCCTTGGAGGCGATCCACTCGGCCACGGAGGCCCCGGCGCGGTTGGGGCGGACGGATCCGAGGATGACGGCGATCTTGGTCATGGCAACTCCTTGGCTTCTCTGGGTACCGCGCGGTACTTGAATTGTTAAGTATTCTAGGTCTTAGCGCCCACCCTGAGCACCTCCGAGACCATGACTCGCACCACAGGCCGAAGCGCCGCCACCTCCCACAGGCGCTCACACCCACCCAGGGCCCCCGGCACCACCAGACCACCAGCGCCATAAGAGCCGAAAACGCCCCTCGCGCGGACCAGCAAGCGCTGGTCCGCGCGAGGAGCGCGACGCCCAGGGGGGCTGATCGCGGCGCTTCACCCTCATGTCAGGTCACCGGGATCCGCGCGGTGTGATGCGTCAGGGACAATCAGGGCGCATCAGTTCGTGGCGGCGACGATCGCTCGGACCATCGCCGGGACCTCCCCCTCATGGAAGGCCGCCGGGGCGAACTCGCCGTCGGTCCAGTCGGTCGCGATGTGCAGGGCGACATGCGGGCCGACGACGAAGGAGTTGAAGGACGCCAGGACCTGGCGCAGGTGCTCAATGGCGCGCAAGCCGAGTTGGTAGGAGTAGCCGACCACGCCGATCGCCTTGCTCTCGAGCACAGAGGGGGCAAGGTAATCAATGGCGTTCTTCAGGGCCCCGGGGATCGAGTGGTCGTACTCGGGGGTCACGAAGATGACGGCGTCATAGGAGCCGAGCCTCTCGTTCCAGGCCACCCCGGCGGGGTGCTGGGGCATGGCGATGGCCGGCGGGAGCTCCTCGGCGAAGAGGGGGAGTTTGAAGTCGGCCAGGCGGAGGACCTCGGCCTCGACGCCGTCGACCAGAGCGGATTGGGCGGCGACCCAGTCGGCGACGGCGGCGCCGGCCGAGGCGGGGCGGATGGAGCCGTGCACGACGGCGATGCGGGTGGTCATGAGGGACTCCTTGCGGGAACGGCGAACACTTAGAGTGTTAGCCGATGAGTTCGGCACCATCTAGTTGATACGCGTATCAGTGTAGCGGTCTGCCCCCACTTGTCAAAGCCTCATCGCATAGCACGAAGACCACACATAAGCTCGTCGTGACCCACATGTCCCGAGGTGCTCCGGTTCGATGCCCTGTTGGGGAGGGCTCAGCCGCGGGCACGCGCTGTCGGCCTAGCGTCGTCCACATGAGCACAGTGAGACCAGCACGACACTATTCCCACCTTCGGCGCCCCTCCGCCCGATCATCACGCTCGCGGCGGTCGGCAGGCGCCGCCTCCCGAGCCGCATCCCGCCAGGCGCCACCACATTCCTCCCCGCCCGATCCGTTCCTGCCCGAGCTGTCCGTCCGCGACGCCGATTGGCTGCGCGCGCAGATGCTGCGCCAGGTCTGCCTGCGCTTCCCCGGGAGCCGGCCCGACTCGCCCGTCTCGCTGCGCACGCCCCAAGGCGCGAGACTCGTCCTGCACCGGATCGCCGCGTGCCTGGCCCGCACGGAGCGGGAGCTGTGGGAGGAGGCCGTGGGCCATCACATCAGCGGGCTCATGGCTGCCGTACGCCCCGACGGCACGCCGCGCGAACTCGAGGACTACTCGGATGAGGAGGTGCTGGGTTCCCTGCGGCTGCGGCTGGTGCCGCCCAGCAGGGGCATCCCCGCCGAGGCCGATGAGCCGGAGATCGCCCCGGGCCTGCGCCTCACGCGCGTCATGGACATCGGCGGGCTCCTGATCTCCCAGCCCTCGGCCCGCCTCTATGAGCGCCTGGGCGAGGAGCGGGTGGACGCCGCCGCGCTCGCCAATGCCCGCATCGTCCTGGACAGGACGGAGCACGTAGGCGACGGCGAGGGGATCCATCTCATCGGCTCGGACTCGATGCTGACGGCGGCACTGGCGATGAGCCTGACCGAGGTGTGTCAGCAGCGGAACGTCCCGCATCCGCCCGACGGCTTCGTCCTGGCGCTGCCCGAGCAGGAGTCGCTGGGAATCCTGCCTCTGGCCGAGGGCATCGATGAGACTCATCTCAGCGCCCTGCTGACGTGGTCGCTGACTCGGTGGGGGCACGCGGAGCGCCCGCTGTCAGCCCTGCTCTACCACGTGAGCGCCGATGGCGCCTGGTCACCGCTCATGGCGCCAGGGCCCTCCATCGAGCGCCCGCTCATCACCTTGAGGGATCTGCCCGAGCCGATCTGGCGCCACTTCGCATGGTTCTTCACGCCCTACGACGAGTACCCGCCGGAAGCCATGCCCGGCATGGCCTTCGGGCTATGAGCGCGCACCCGGCGGTGCTGGGCGAGCGGCGGGGTCCGCGCGGACGGCGGGGTCCGCGCGGGCCGCAGTGGCGGCGCGGGCGGTGGGGTCCGCGCCGGCCGCACTGGCCGCGCGGGCCGCAGTGGCGGCACTGGCCGTGCCGGTCGCGCAGGCCGCACTGGCCGTGCCGGTCGCGCAGGCCGCACTGGCCGTGCCGGTCGCGCCGGCCGCACCGGCCGCAGTGGCGGCACTGGCCGCCCTGGCCGCCGGCCTCAGCGCGCCAGGAAGAAGGCGGCGGCGGGGTCCTCCGTCTCCTCGTGGTAGGCGTAGCCGAGGCGATTCATGTGCTCACGCAGCTCGCGGGCCTCCGCCTCCGGGCTGAGGCCGCGAACCCCCACCTGGAAGGCGCACAGGATGCGGCCGTAGTCGGCGCCGTCGGTGCGGTAGTGGAAGAGGGTGACGTTCCAGCGAGTGCCGAGCACTTCGAGGAAGTGGACGAGCGCCCCGGGGGACTCGGGGAACTCGAAGCTGAAGAGCCGCTCGGTCAGCCCGGCCGGGGCCCGCCCCCCGATCATCGAGCGCACGTGGACCTTGGCGAGCTCGTCGTCGGTGAGGTCGACGACGCCGTACCCGGCCCTCTCCAGGTCCGCGACGATCTCGGCACGCTCCTCGCGCCCGCGGCTCAGCCCCACGCCCACGAAGATGCGGGCGGGGCCGGGCTCAAGGGAGCCGTCAAGGCCCGGCGCCGCCCGGTAGTTGAACTCGGTGACGCTGCGCCCGCCGAGGATCCGGGCGAAGCGCAGGAAGGAGCCGCGCTCCTCGGGGATGGTCACCCCCAGGATCGCCTCGCGCTGCTCACCGATCTCGGCGCGCTCGGAGATGTAGCGCATCTGGTGGAAGTTGAGGTTGGCCCCCGAGACGACGCACGCCAGGCGCTCCCCGGCCAGGCCGTGCTCGGAGGCGTAGCGCTTGAGGCCGGCCAGGGCGACGGCCCCGGAGGGCTCGGAGATGGCGCGCAGGTCCTCGAAGAGGTCCTTGACTGCGGCGGAGACCTCGTCGGAGGAGACGGTGATGACGTCGTCGAGCAGTTCGGAGCACAGGCGGTAGGTCTCATCCCCGATGCGGCGCACGGCCACGCCCTCGGCGAAGAGCCCCACCCGGCCGAGCGTGACGGGCCCGCCCTGGGCCAGCGCCGCGGTCAGGCAGGCGGATTCCTCATGCTCGACACCGATGACGCGCACATTCGGAAGGAGTTGCTTGATGAGCACGGCGACGCCGGAGGCCAGGCCTCCCCCGCCCACGGGCACGAAGACGCGGTCGAGCCCGGCATCCTGCTGGATGATCTCCAGGCCGATGGTCCCCTGACCGGCGATGACACGGGGATCGTCGAAGGGAGCCACGTAGATCAGGCCGTCCTCGTCGGCCAGGCGCTGAGCCTCAGCCTTGGCGGCGTCAAAGTTGTCGCCGTGGAGCAGGACTTCCCCGCCCAGGGCGGCAACGGCATCGACCTTGATGCGGGGGGTGACGGTCGGCATGACGATGAGGGCGCGGCAGCCGAGCAGCGCCGCGGAACGGGCGACGCCCTGGGCGTGATTCCCCGCTGAGGCGGTCACCACGCCACGAGAGCGCTCGTCGTCGGAGAGCATGCGCATGCAGGTGTAGGCGCCTCGGATCTTGAAGGAGTGGACCGATTGCAAGTCCTCTCGCTTGGCGGCCACCTCGCAGCCCAGGCGCGCCGATAGGGCGTCCATGCGCTGCAGGGGCGTGTGCTCGGCGGCCTCGTAGACGGGGGCGCGCAGGATCGCGCGCAAGTACAGGGAGGCGTCCCACGGGGTATCGGTGCCGTCAGGTTCGTTCACGCCGTCAGCCTAGAGGAGTCGGCTCGCGGCCCCGTCGGCGCCACCAGTCCGTGGGCGCCGCGCGGGCGGCCTCCGACTGGCGCGAATCACCCCGAGCAGTGCTGTTCGCACCCACAGGCGCGTCCTACCCGCACCAGTGGGGGGAAACAGCACCACTCGGCGCGGATGGCGCCGCTGGAGCGCACCAGGGGCCCGCCCGAGCCTCACATGCCGAGTTTGCTGAGGTCCCGCACGGCGCCGAGGTCGGCGGATGTGGCCAGCATGGCGTAGGCGCGAAGCGCTGCGCTCACACGGCGCGGGCGCTCCTCGTGCGGCGTCCAGGCGGCCTCACCCCGAGCCTCCTCAGCCGCGCGGCGCGAGGCGATCTCATCATCGGACAGGCGCACGGAGATGGAGCGGCCCGGGATGTCGATGTCGATGACGTCCCCCGTGCGCACGAGCCCGATCAGCCCGCCCGCCGCGGCCTCC includes these proteins:
- a CDS encoding LysE/ArgO family amino acid transporter, which translates into the protein MTGLPSCLAPALAGLGTGLGLIVAIGAQNAWVLRQGVRREHIGLVILICALSDAILIAVGTGAIRAVSALAPWVLEALRWGGVAYLVLFAINSFRSALRPGALKEAASRGAGSVALTTLALTWLNPHVYLDTVLMLGTVTNHFGPDRWWAAAGAIAGSVIWFTGLGLGARALSGLLASPRTWRIVDALVGVVMLLVAWGLATGA
- a CDS encoding GreA/GreB family elongation factor, whose translation is MAADTEKQGTWLTQEAFDRLSAELEHRKGEERKEIAQRVEAARQEGDLRENAGYHAAREEAALNEARIIALTETLENAQIGEAADDGTVSAGTIVTAKVAGKEQRFALGGQEIAEDVPEGVKVFSPDAPLGKALMGHAAGEKVSYDAPNGKRITAEILKVGRV
- the msrA gene encoding peptide-methionine (S)-S-oxide reductase MsrA → MNTPSRNHVIPGREEPVLPEPGSHVVLGAPLTGPWPEGTEVLYLAGGCFWGVERIMWRQPGVVATSVGYMGGTTPNPTYQEVCTARTGHAETVLVAYNPAVAGRGGEALLRAFWENHDSTRLNRHGNDIGPQYRSAVWTTTPEQYAVAIATHQAFQGELSRLGLRRSVTTIDPASAQYAEFGGPYYLAEDYHQGYLEKNPGGYCNHGPNGVTCPVGIANLPSQVDVLPPQQV
- a CDS encoding NADPH-dependent FMN reductase — encoded protein: MTKIAVILGSVRPNRAGASVAEWIASKANEAEGVQAEILDLASFNLPIFAEELPPMAAPAKDPAAVAWNEALAGFDAFIIVSPEYNHSVPGGLKNAIDFITPSVLANRAVGLVGYSYSAGHRQIEHLRAILANFTTGVVSAQVNLHLATDFSGGAFAPAAFHDGEAASLVQALVAQDKALATLR
- a CDS encoding NADPH-dependent FMN reductase; translated protein: MTTRIAVVHGSIRPASAGAAVADWVAAQSALVDGVEAEVLRLADFKLPLFAEELPPAIAMPQHPAGVAWNERLGSYDAVIFVTPEYDHSIPGALKNAIDYLAPSVLESKAIGVVGYSYQLGLRAIEHLRQVLASFNSFVVGPHVALHIATDWTDGEFAPAAFHEGEVPAMVRAIVAATN
- the ilvA gene encoding threonine ammonia-lyase, biosynthetic, yielding MNEPDGTDTPWDASLYLRAILRAPVYEAAEHTPLQRMDALSARLGCEVAAKREDLQSVHSFKIRGAYTCMRMLSDDERSRGVVTASAGNHAQGVARSAALLGCRALIVMPTVTPRIKVDAVAALGGEVLLHGDNFDAAKAEAQRLADEDGLIYVAPFDDPRVIAGQGTIGLEIIQQDAGLDRVFVPVGGGGLASGVAVLIKQLLPNVRVIGVEHEESACLTAALAQGGPVTLGRVGLFAEGVAVRRIGDETYRLCSELLDDVITVSSDEVSAAVKDLFEDLRAISEPSGAVALAGLKRYASEHGLAGERLACVVSGANLNFHQMRYISERAEIGEQREAILGVTIPEERGSFLRFARILGGRSVTEFNYRAAPGLDGSLEPGPARIFVGVGLSRGREERAEIVADLERAGYGVVDLTDDELAKVHVRSMIGGRAPAGLTERLFSFEFPESPGALVHFLEVLGTRWNVTLFHYRTDGADYGRILCAFQVGVRGLSPEAEARELREHMNRLGYAYHEETEDPAAAFFLAR
- a CDS encoding ABC-ATPase domain-containing protein; amino-acid sequence: MSDDRHSGGNGHRARHDGGDRRGGDRGYRGGRRRYDDEPRDGALSDLIGHLHALDGRAYPAYRAILGRYLAPEGWALHIDRVQADPYAPPTRIRVTAPASLPSLALLAREGLLATADRRLALADFLTREIHAGFKGTALSIAAPGQEILERSAVVLLPAATGAEDAGAWTIEVRARMALPAQGRSIQGHEAARIVGRDLVREIETALSLTGARAERLLAHVEALEDHRALTAAVREAGWVSFLADGSLLPRRSGVSDEPLRSGGVALRAPESLAATVVLPHAGAVRGTAVPKGVTVIVGGGYHGKSTLLAAIEKGVYPHVPDDGRELVATVPDAVKVRAADGRAVTGVDLTPFISHLPAGRDTAAFTTRNASGSTSQAAAIVEAIEAGATALLLDEDTSATNLLIRDARMRSLVAAEREPITPLVDRVGALSSRLGVSTVMVMGGSGDYLDVADHVLLLDSYELRDATEQARAVVVEQPREGTALEDFPLGSGRVPAPAPARARRGPIRTRARGTDALTLDREEVDISDVAGIVDPGQAEAAAHALRALLERRFDAASTLRECLDDLEALLDDEGLDALDEGGAFLVRPRMVDVAAAVNRYRPLEVG
- the trhA gene encoding PAQR family membrane homeostasis protein TrhA; translated protein: MRADADPRRDAPEAASHQERATGRRPTRAPALITPIKPRLRGWIHAITAPLALAACIVLTALADGAALMWSSAVYLVCSLLLFANSGLYHLGKGRFPCSVSGALQRVDHANIYLLIAGTYTPLSVALLDAATARLVLGIVWGGAAAGIVMSLIWTGAPRWLRTALYIALGWVAIWFLPSFWRSGGPAIVWLLMVGGLAYTVGAIVYARKRPDPLPGWFGFHEVFHACTVVAWACDAVACYIAVLG